From a region of the Theobroma cacao cultivar B97-61/B2 chromosome 8, Criollo_cocoa_genome_V2, whole genome shotgun sequence genome:
- the LOC18592379 gene encoding N-glycosylase/DNA lyase OGG1 isoform X1, which yields MRPFLAMKRPRPSPPLSPTSTKPKPPPPPQTPPISAKKPKPYSQWVPLNLSQSELSLPLTFPTGQTFRWKQTGPLQYTGAIGPHLLSLKHLHNGDVCYFIHSTPSESAAKLALLDFLNVGISLAKLWQVFSENDSRFTELAKHLKGARVLRQDPVECLVQFLCSSNNNIGRITKMVDFVSSLGTYLGSVCGFELHEFPSLERLSAVSEEELRRAGFGYRAKYITGTVGVLQSKPDGGAQWLLSLRKLDLGEAIDALCTLPGVGPKVAACIALFSLDQHHAIPVDTHVWQIATRYLLPELAGARLTPKLSGRVAEAFVSKYGEYAGWAQTLLFIAELPSQKALLPSHFWDIEEKKTCQKKRQ from the exons ATGAGACCTTTCCTAGCGATGAAAAGGCCAAGACCTTCACCACCACTCTCCCCCACCTCCACCAAACCAAAACCACCGCCACCTCCTCAAACCCCACCAATCTCCGCCAAAAAGCCTAAACCTTACTCCCAATGGGTCCCACTAAACCTCTCCCAATCCGAGCTCTCCCTTCCACTTACCTTCCCCACAGGCCAAACCTTCCGCTGGAAACAAACAGGCCCGCTCCAATACACCGGCGCCATCGGACCGCACTTGCTCTCCCTCAAACACCTCCACAATGGCGACGTTTGTTACTTCATCCACTCCACCCCTTCCGAATCCGCTGCCAAGCTAGCGCTTCTCGATTTTCTCAACGTGGGCATTTCCTTGGCCAAGCTCTGGCAGGTTTTCTCGGAGAATGACTCGAGGTTTACTGAGCTGGCCAAGCATTTGAAGGGTGCGCGGGTTTTAAGGCAGGACCCAGTTGAGTGCTTGGTCCagttcctttgttcttctaaTAATAATATTGGGAGGATTACTAAAATGGTGGATTTCGTTTCCTCTTTGGGGACTTATTTGGGCAGTGTTTGTGGGTTTGAGTTACATGAGTTCCCTTCATTGGAACGTTTATCAGCTGTCTCTGAGGAAGAGCTTCGACGGGCTGGTTTTGGTTACAG GGCCAAGTACATAACTGGCACGGTTGGTGTTTTGCAATCAAAACCAGATGGAGGTGCTCAATGGCTTCTTTCTCTTCGTAAATTGGATCTTGGAGAGGCAATTGATGCTCTATGTACTTTACCTGGAGTTGGTCCCAAGGTGGCAGCATGTATTGCTCTCTTCTCTCTCGATCAGCACCATGCCATTCCTGTTGATACACATGTGTGGCAG ATTGCTACAAGGTACCTCCTTCCTGAGCTTGCAGGTGCCCGTTTGACACCTAAGCTTTCCGGCCGTGTGGCAGAGGCATTTGTGAGCAAATATGGGGAATATGCTGGCTGGGCTCAAACTCTACTTTTTATTGCTGAATTACCTTCACAGAAGGCCCTCTTGCCATCACACTTTTGGGatattgaagagaaaaaaaccTGCCAAAAGAAAAGACAGTAA
- the LOC18592379 gene encoding N-glycosylase/DNA lyase OGG1 isoform X2, translated as MRPFLAMKRPRPSPPLSPTSTKPKPPPPPQTPPISAKKPKPYSQWVPLNLSQSELSLPLTFPTGQTFRWKQTGPLQYTGAIGPHLLSLKHLHNGDVCYFIHSTPSESAAKLALLDFLNVGISLAKLWQVFSENDSRFTELAKHLKGARVLRQDPVECLVQFLCSSNNNIGRITKMVDFVSSLGTYLGSVCGFELHEFPSLERLSAVSEEELRRAGFGYRAKYITGTVGVLQSKPDGGAQWLLSLRKLDLGEAIDALCTLPGVGPKVAACIALFSLDQHHAIPVDTHVWQQDCYKVPPS; from the exons ATGAGACCTTTCCTAGCGATGAAAAGGCCAAGACCTTCACCACCACTCTCCCCCACCTCCACCAAACCAAAACCACCGCCACCTCCTCAAACCCCACCAATCTCCGCCAAAAAGCCTAAACCTTACTCCCAATGGGTCCCACTAAACCTCTCCCAATCCGAGCTCTCCCTTCCACTTACCTTCCCCACAGGCCAAACCTTCCGCTGGAAACAAACAGGCCCGCTCCAATACACCGGCGCCATCGGACCGCACTTGCTCTCCCTCAAACACCTCCACAATGGCGACGTTTGTTACTTCATCCACTCCACCCCTTCCGAATCCGCTGCCAAGCTAGCGCTTCTCGATTTTCTCAACGTGGGCATTTCCTTGGCCAAGCTCTGGCAGGTTTTCTCGGAGAATGACTCGAGGTTTACTGAGCTGGCCAAGCATTTGAAGGGTGCGCGGGTTTTAAGGCAGGACCCAGTTGAGTGCTTGGTCCagttcctttgttcttctaaTAATAATATTGGGAGGATTACTAAAATGGTGGATTTCGTTTCCTCTTTGGGGACTTATTTGGGCAGTGTTTGTGGGTTTGAGTTACATGAGTTCCCTTCATTGGAACGTTTATCAGCTGTCTCTGAGGAAGAGCTTCGACGGGCTGGTTTTGGTTACAG GGCCAAGTACATAACTGGCACGGTTGGTGTTTTGCAATCAAAACCAGATGGAGGTGCTCAATGGCTTCTTTCTCTTCGTAAATTGGATCTTGGAGAGGCAATTGATGCTCTATGTACTTTACCTGGAGTTGGTCCCAAGGTGGCAGCATGTATTGCTCTCTTCTCTCTCGATCAGCACCATGCCATTCCTGTTGATACACATGTGTGGCAG CAAGATTGCTACAAGGTACCTCCTTCCTGA
- the LOC18592381 gene encoding metal transporter Nramp5, producing the protein MGSLQQQATDLELPQSWGGGSNRIAAVNVEGSTPESFPSNDNKSSDHDHDPDHEKPGWRKFWSFVGPGLLVSLAYIDPGSLETDLQAAANHGYELLWVVFIGLVFALIIQSLAANLGVSTGKHLSELCKAEYPILIKYCLWLLAEFAVISADVPEVIGTAFALNILFHVPVWAGVLCTGLSTLLLLGLQRYGVRKLEMLMAVMISVMAACFFGEMSYVKPPATGVLKGMLVPKLSGQGATGDAIALLGALVMPHNLFLHSALVLSRKVPNSVRGINAACRYFLIETGFALFVALLINVAVVSVAGTVCLANNLSSDDSDRCSNLTLNSASFMLQHVLGKSSSTLYAIALLASGQSSSIADTYAGQFIMQGFLDLKMKKWVRNLVTRSIAIAPSLIVSIIGGSQGAARLIIISSMILSYVLPFTFIPLLKFSNSSAKMGPHKNSIYIIVISWILGLGMFGINVYYLITTFVGWLIHDDLPKVGNVFIGIIVFPLMAIYILSMIYLTFRKDTVVTYIEPEKNDPAAQARMESGLSNPDGSFRADDVPYRQDLADIPLPE; encoded by the exons ATGGGAAGTTTGCAGCAGCAAGCAACTGATCTTGAACTTCCACAATCATGGGGTGGAGGGAGCAACCGTATAGCTGCTGTCAATGTGGAGGGAAGCACCCCGGAATCCTTCCCTAGTAACGACAACAAAAGCAGTGATCATGATCATGACCCAGATCATGAG AAACCTGGATGGAGAAAGTTTTGGTCATTTGTAGGCCCTGGTCTCCTTGTCTCATTAGCTTATATTGATCCTGGCAGCC TGGAAACTGATTTGCAAGCAGCAGCCAACCATGGATATGAG CTACTGTGGGTGGTGTTCATTGGGTTAGTGTTTGCTCTCATAATCCAGTCTCTTGCTGCTAATCTTGGAGTCAGCACtg GCAAGCACTTATCAGAATTGTGCAAGGCTGAGTACCCAATATTGATCAAATATTGCCTGTGGTTGCTTGCAGAGTTTGCCGTCATATCTGCTGACGTTCCTGAAG TGATTGGGACAGCCTTTGCATTAAATATACTGTTTCACGTCCCAGTTTGGGCTGGGGTTCTCTGCACAGGTTTAAGCACTCTCCTCCTCCTGGGGCTGCAAAGATACGGG GTAAGGAAGCTGGAAATGCTGATGGCAGTGATGATTTCTGTAATGGCCGCATGTTTCTTTGGGGAAATGAGTTATGTAAAACCTCCGGCGACTGGTGTTCTTAAGGGCATGCTTGTGCCCAAGCTTTCCGGCCAAGGAGCCACCGGCGACGCTATTGCCCTCTTGGGCGCCCTTGTTATGCC GCACAATCTCTTTCTCCACTCTGCTCTCGTGCTCTCCAGAAAAGTACCCAACTCTGTTCGTGGCATCAAT GCTGCCTGTAGGTATTTCCTGATAGAGACCGGCTTCGCCTTGTTTGTGGCGCTTTTGATCAACGTAGCGGTTGTCTCAGTGGCGGGCACCGTCTGCTTAGCCAATAATCTCTCCAGTGATGACAGTGATCGTTGCAGCAATCTTACCCTCAACTCTGCTTCTTTCATGCTCCAG CATGTGCTGGGAAAGTCTAGCTCAACCCTTTACGCCATTGCACTTCTTGCCTCGGGGCAAAGCTCTAGCATTGCGGACACTTATGCAGGACAATTTATCATGCAG GGCTTCTTGGATCTtaaaatgaagaaatgggtGAGGAACTTAGTGACTAGGAGCATTGCCATTGCACCCAGTCTTATTGTGTCCATCATTGGTGGATCTCAAGGGGCCGCTAGActaatcatcatttcatcg ATGATTCTGTCATATGTGCTGCCATTTACTTTCATCCCACTTCTGAAATTCAGTAACAGCTCAGCCAAGATGGGACCGCACAAGAATTCTATATAT ATCATTGTGATTTCATGGATACTAGGCCTTGGAATGTTCGGTATCAACGTCTATTACTTGATCACAACCTTTGTCGGTTGGTTGATTCACGATGATTTACCAAAAGTCGGAAATGTTTTCATCGGAATCATCGTGTTTCCTCTAATGGCCATCTACATCCTGTCAATGATCTATCTAACCTTCCGAAAAGACACTGTTGTAACATATATCGAGCCCGAAAAGAACGACCCAGCTGCCCAAGCTCGGATGGAAAGTGGGCTCAGCAACCCTGACGGGTCCTTCCGGGCGGACGATGTCCCTTACAGACAAGATTTAGCTGACATCCCACTGCCAGAGTAG
- the LOC18592385 gene encoding metal transporter Nramp5 has translation MGSLQQQATDLALPKSWGGGSNRIAAVNVEGSTPESFPSNDNKNSDHNHDPDHEKPGWRKFLSFVGPGFLVSLAYLDPGNLETDMQAGANHGYELLWVVLIGLVFALIIQSLAANLGVSTGKHLSELCKAEYPVLIKYCLWLLAELAVIAADIPEVIGTAFALNILFHVPVWAGVLCTGLSTLLLLSLQRYGIRKLEMLIAVMVFVMAACFFGEMSYVKPPATGVLKGMFVPKLSGQGATGDAIALLGALVMPHNLFLHSALVLSRKVPNSVRGINAACRYFLMESGFALFVAFLINVAVVSVTGTVCLADNLSSEDQDRCSNLTLDSASFMLQHVLGKSSSTLYAVALLASGQSSTITGTYAGQFIMQGFLDLKMKKWVRNLMTRSIAITPSLIVSIIGGSQGAGRLIIIASMILSFELPFALIPLLKFSSSSTKMGPYKNSIYIIVISWILGLGIIGINVYYLSTAFVGWLIHNDLPKVGNVFIGIIVFPLMAIYILSVIYLTFRKDTVVTYIEPDKNDPTAQARMESGLSNLDGSFRADNVPYRQDLADIPLPE, from the exons ATGGGAAGTTTGCAGCAGCAAGCGACTGATCTTGCACTTCCAAAATCATGGGGTGGAGGGAGCAACCGTATAGCTGCTGTCAATGTGGAGGGAAGCACCCCGGAATCCTTCCCTAGTAACGACAACAAAAACAGTGATCATAATCATGACCCAGATCATGAG AAACCTGGATGGAGAAAGTTTTTGTCATTTGTAGGCCCTGGTTTCCTTGTCTCATTAGCTTATCTTGATCCTGGCAACC TGGAAACTGATATGCAAGCAGGAGCCAACCATGGATATGAG CTACTGTGGGTGGTGTTAATTGGATTAGTGTTTGCTCTCATAATCCAGTCTCTTGCTGCTAATCTTGGAGTCAGCACTG GCAAGCACTTATCAGAATTGTGCAAGGCTGAGTACCCAGTATTGATCAAATATTGCCTGTGGTTGCTTGCAGAGCTTGCTGTCATAGCTGCTGATATTCCTGAAG TGATTGGGACAGCCTTTGCATTAAATATACTGTTTCATGTCCCAGTTTGGGCTGGGGTTCTCTGCACTGGTTTAAGCACTCTCCTCCTCCTGAGCCTGCAAAGATATGGG ATAAGGAAGCTGGAAATGCTGATAGCGGTGATGGTTTTTGTAATGGCCGCATGTTTCTTTGGGGAAATGAGTTATGTAAAACCTCCGGCGACTGGTGTTCTAAAGGGCATGTTTGTGCCCAAGCTTTCCGGCCAAGGAGCCACCGGCGACGCTATTGCCCTCTTGGGCGCGCTTGTTATGCC GCACAATCTCTTTCTCCACTCTGCTCTCGTGCTCTCCAGAAAAGTACCCAACTCTGTTCGTGGCATCAAT GCTGCGTGTAGATATTTCCTGATGGAGAGCGGCTTCGCCTTGTTTGTGGCGTTTTTGATCAACGTAGCGGTTGTCTCGGTGACGGGCACCGTCTGCTTAGCCGATAATCTCTCTAGTGAAGACCAGGATCGTTGCAGCAATCTTACCCTCGACTCTGCTTCTTTCATGCTCCAG CATGTGCTGGGAAAGTCTAGCTCAACCCTTTACGCCGTTGCACTTCTTGCCTCGGGGCAAAGCTCTACAATTACAGGCACTTATGCAGGACAATTTATCATGCAG GGCTTCTTGGATCTtaaaatgaagaaatgggtGAGGAACTTAATGACTAGGAGCATTGCCATTACACCCAGTCTTATTGTGTCCATCATTGGTGGATCTCAAGGGGCCGGTAGACTAATCATCATTGCATCG ATGATTCTATCATTTGAGCTGCCATTTGCTCTCATCCCACTTCTGAAATTCAGTAGCAGCTCAACCAAGATGGGACCGTACAAGAATTCTATATAT ATCATTGTGATTTCATGGATACTAGGCCTTGGAATCATCGGTATCAACGTCTATTACTTGAGCACAGCCTTTGTAGGTTGGTTGATTCACAATGATTTACCAAAAGTCGGAAATGTTTTCATCGGAATCATCGTGTTTCCTCTAATGGCCATCTACATCCTGTCAGTCATCTATCTAACCTTCCGAAAGGACACTGTTGTAACATATATCGAGCCCGACAAGAACGACCCAACTGCCCAAGCTCGGATGGAGAGTGGGCTTAGCAACCTTGACGGGTCCTTCCGGGCAGACAATGTCCCTTACAGGCAGGATTTAGCTGACATCCCACTGCCAGAGTAG
- the LOC18592380 gene encoding SWI/SNF complex subunit SWI3C, whose product MPASPSDGRGRWKRRKRERRAKHHQEENDVVPEEDEEEDNNNNNNNDDLDNHRENSGDDAGGAVTDPSLAGPSESEVLADGGVRISEFPAVVKRTVNRPHGSVMAIVAAERAGLVGDSKGHQQVALAVLENVSYGQLQAVSAEAPVVDPEKYVITSPPIMEGRGVVKRFGSRVHVLPMHSEWFSPASVHRLERQVVPHFFSGKSPEHTPEKYMECRNHIVVKYMDNPEKRITVSDCQGLIDGINIEDLTRIVRFLDHWGIINYCATSRSHEPWNVGSYLREDPNGEVHVPSAALKSIDSLIKFDKPKCRLKAADVYSSSSCHDDDFSDLDNKIRERLAENHCTSCSQPIPTSYYQSQKEVDTLLCSDCFHDGRFVSGHSSIDFVRVDSAKDYDDLDGESWSDQETLLLLEAMEIYNENWNEIAEHVGTKSKAQCILHFLRLPMEDGLLENVEVPSMPKSTSVSNGDVRGRLHSNMNGSVSGPSLQDSDSENRLPFANSGNPVMAMVAFLASAVGPRVAAACAHASLAALSEDVQKEGSGPGNRMNTEGVHSREGGFHGSIHQKEENSAVHGSFGQNEAEVHPLSAEKVKAAAKAGLAAAAMKAKLFADHEEREIQRLSANIINHQLKRLELKLKQFAEVETLLMKECEQVEKARQRFASERARIVSARFGPAGVTSQMTLPGVASPMVNNSIGNNRQQVMSASPSQPSTSGYGSNQAVHPHMPFMPRQPMFPTGPRLPLTAMQASTSAPPNVMFSSPGNAQPSLNHPLMRSVSGTSSGLG is encoded by the exons ATGCCAGCTTCTCCTTCAG ATGGTCGAGGTCGATGGAAGCGGCGGAAGCGAGAGCGAAGAGCTAAACACCACCAAGAAGAAAACGACGTCGTTCCGGAGGAAgacgaagaagaagacaacaacaacaacaacaacaacgaCGACCTCGACAACCACCGCGAGAACTCCGGGGACGATGCCGGCGGAGCCGTTACGGATCCATCTTTAGCGGGGCCCAGCGAGAGTGAGGTCCTCGCCGACGGTGGAGTTCGCATCTCGGAGTTCCCCGCCGTGGTGAAGCGCACGGTGAACCGTCCTCATGGTTCCGTAATGGCGATCGTGGCGGCTGAACGGGCGGGTTTGGTTGGGGATAGCAAGGGGCACCAACAGGTGGCGCTGGCGGTTTTGGAGAATGTTTCGTACGGACAGTTACAGGCGGTTTCGGCGGAAGCTCCCGTTGTTGATCCGGAGAAGTATGTGATTACCTCTCCTCCGATAATGGAGGGGCGTGGCGTTGTTAAGAGGTTCGGGAGTAGGGTTCATGTCCTGCCAATGCATTCAG AGTGGTTTTCACCAGCCTCTGTGCATCGACTAGAAAGACAAGTTGTGCCGCATTTTTTCTCAGGAAAATCACCAGAACATACGCCAGAAAAATATATGGAATGTAGAAACCACATTGTTGTCAAATACATGGATAATCCAGAGAAGAGAATCACAGTTTCTGATTGCCAGGGATTGATAGATGGTATCAATATTGAGGATTTGACTCGAATCGTTCGGTTTCTTGATCACTGGGGAATTATCAATTATTGTGCTACTTCACGAAGTCACGAGCCATGGAATGTTGGGTCCTACTTAAGGGAGGACCCAAACGGTGAGGTTCATGTGCCATCAGCTGCTTTAAAGTCTATTGATAGtttgatcaaatttgacaagcCAAAATGTAGGCTCAAGGCAGCTGATGTttattcatcatcatcatgtcaTGATGACGATTTCTCTGACTTGGACAACAAAATACGAGAGCGCTTAGCTGAAAACCATTGCACTTCTTGTTCGCAGCCTATTCCTACTTCATATTATCAGTCACAGAAGGAG GTTGATACACTACTGTGCTCTGATTGCTTTCATGATGGGAGATTTGTTTCTGGTCATTCAAGCATAGATTTTGTTAGGGTGGATTCAGCAAAAGATTATGATGACCTAGATGGAGAAAGTTGGAGTGATCAGGAAACGCTACTGCTGCTTGAGGCAATGGAAATTTACAATGAGAACTGGAATGAAATAGCTGAGCATGTTGGCACTAAGTCAAAAGCACAATGCATACTTCATTTTCTACGTCTACCCATGGAGGATGGCCTACTGGAAAATGTGGAAGTTCCAAGCATGCCAAAATCAACGAGCGTTTCAAATGGAGATGTTCGTGGAAGATTGCACTCAAATATGAATGGGAGTGTATCAg GGCCCAGCCTTCAAGATTCAGATTCTGAAAACAGGCTTCCTTTTGCAAATTCTGGGAATCCAGTTATGGCTATG GTTGCTTTTCTGGCCTCTGCTGTTGGACCTAGAGTTGCTGCAGCCTGTGCCCATGCATCCTTGGCAGCATTGTCTGAAGATGTACAGAAGGAAGGTTCAGGGCCTGGTAATAG GATGAACACAGAGGGTGTACATAGCAGAGAAGGTGGTTTTCATGGTTCTATTCATCAAAAAG AGGAGAACTCGGCAGTACACGGTTCATTTGGTCAAAATGAGGCAGAGGTTCACCCACTATCTGCAGAAAAAGTTAAAGCTGCTGCCAAAGCGGGCCTTGCTGCTGCAGCCATGAAGGCAAAACTGTTTGCCGATCATGAGGAACGAGAAATTCAAAGGCTATCAGCTAATATCATAAATCATCAG TTGAAGAGATTGGAGCTGAAGCTGAAGCAGTTTGCAGAAGTGGAAACGTTACTCATGAAAGAATGTGAACAAGTGGAGAAAGCAAGGCAAAGGTTTGCTTCTGAGAGGGCCCGCATTGTATCAGCTCGATTTGGACCTGCTGGAGTCACGTCACAAATGACTCTGCCTGGTGTTGCTTCCCCCATGGTTAACAATAGCATTGGCAACAACAGGCAACAGGTAATGTCAGCCTCGCCTTCACAGCCAAGCACTTCTGGATATGGCAGCAACCAAGCAGTACATCCCCATATGCCATTCATGCCACGTCAACCAATGTTTCCAACGGGCCCAAGGTTGCCCCTTACGGCCATGCAGGCATCCACTTCAGCTCCTCCCAATGTCATGTTCAGCTCACCTGGTAATGCACAACCCAGTCTTAATCATCCCCTGATGAGGTCGGTATCTGGGACCAGCTCTGGTCTGGGTTGA